CTACTTTGTCTGAAAATAGTGTTTTCAGTTGAGATGAGACTCAGCAGCTTCGTTTGCCCTGGTCTGTGGCTTGGGGCATTTAAACCTTCCATGTTCCACTATGCTTGCTCTAAATTGGAAATAATAGTAACTTCCTTCAGGATTTGTGCCTTGTGATGTGTTGTTCACAAGCACACTGAGATCCTGGAGAACAAGTTAATGTGCTGTTATTATGCAGTAGAGCAAGCTCAGCAGCTTGGGTACAGATCGTATATTGAGTAGCACCCCAGCCATGTTCTTTAAGGATGCCAGCACACATTGGGTGTCATAACCCTTTTGTTGGGTGGTGTACCTGTGTTTCACTCCTTAAACTGCTCCTTCTTCTTTTAGGGAACAAGTGTGCCAGGAAACAAAAGGATATCTGACTTGGTTTGAACTGGTTCTCCTATTTCTGCTCCAGACTGTAAAGACCAAACAGATATAAGACTTCACCAGCTTTGTAAAGGAACTGAACATCACAATGGGACTCCCCAGCCAGGTTTTGGCCTGTGCAATCTTCTCTTTGTTGTACCAGCACGCCAGTGGTGGACTCATCAAGCGAATTATCCGGCAAAAACGGGAGACTGGGCTAAACGTGACCTTGCCAGAGGATAATCAGCCTGTGGTTTTTAACCATGTCTACAACATCAAGTTGCCTGCTGGCTCCCTTTGCTCTGTGGACCTGGATTCAGCGAGCGGCGACGCGGACCTAAAGGCAGAAATCGAACCCGTCAAGAATCATGAGGAGCACACGGTGAACGAGGGGAACCAGATTGTCTTCACCCACCGTATTAACATTCCCCGCCGGGCTTGTGGTTGTGCAGCTGCCCCAGACATCAAGGATCTGCTGAgcaggctggaggagctggaggggctGGTGTCATCCCTGCGGGAGCAGTGTGCCAGCGGGGCGGGATGCTGCCCCAATGCCCAGGCAGCAGAAGGTAGGACGAACTGGGGAGATGCTCTTGGGGAAATTATTGTGCTGGCCATAGATCTTGTTTAGAATAGATACTCAgatctctgctctgccctggtgagactgcatctgaaatattgtgtccagttctgggcccctcagttccagcaggacagggaactgctggagagagtccagcgtagggcaacaaagatgattaagggagtggagcatctcccgtgtgaggaaaggctgagggagctggggctctggagctggacaagaggagactgaggggtgactcattaatgtttacagatatctaaagggtgagtgtcaggaggatggagccaggctcttctcggtgacaaccaatgataggacaaggggcagtgggtataaactggaacacaggaggttccatttaaatttgagaagaaacttcttcatggtagagggtggcagagcctggcccaggctgcccagggaggttgtggagtctccttctctgcagacattccaacccgcctggacaccttcctgtgtaacctcatctgggtgttcctgctccatggggggtttgcactggatgagctttcgagatCCCTTCCactccctgacattctgtgattctgtgaatgagCAGAAGTCAACctgttaaatttaaaatgtaatcaaAACAGAGAACGTTTTTGGCCAGCTTACAAGATGCGCTCtttcagttttgcagttttatGAGTCTGTGGGTCAGCAGTCTGCCTGGGCTGACTCGTGGCTGTGGCACTGAGCGTGTTCAGCACTTGGGCACAGTGACAGTCTGTGTCAGACTTAAGATTAAAACTCATTCTCTTAGATCCACATTTTGTCCCCTTGAGCAAGCTGCCAATGTAACCATTTTCATTTCCAAGTTTTCTTTCACAGAGAccaataaaaatacagcaggaCATAAAGCAATAGACCAGCACAAATAGTtagagaaggggaggaaaaaagtatCCTTCCAGCTGTTTTTTAGACTGAGGTAAGAGATAGGTCACACAAGATAGAAAACACATGTTTTCTCAGTAGTAATGTGTTCCTCTGAGCAAAGAGCCCATTTCACAGTTGATGATACAGCATGCTGCTTGGCTTGTCATGTTCTGGAGTGAACTGGTGAAGGATGCTTCATGGTGCATGCCCTGATGAAGCAGTCAGGAAAGCTGCTCAGTCACTGGATGAGGGATTTTGAGAAGGGTAGAGGGATCCAGGATGCTCATTTACCAAGTAGTTGGCAATGGCTCTTCCTTGGTATTAGGGCAAATTAAAGCATTCCTGGTAAACTAAATCTCACTAGGAAAACAAGGAGGAATTATCATTCAAAAGCATTGGTGATTCTGGAAACGATGtcctgcagggagctgggagaaTCAGACACTTTTTAGGTTTAGTGTGCCACCCCAGCCTAATGCATCTCAGAGCTAAAGGGAGTAATGGGTTTCTCTGGATCATTGGTGCAGGTCGCCTGGACACAAAACCCTATTGCAGTGGACACGGCAACTACAGCATTGAGATCTGCGGCTGTATTTGTGAGCCTGGCTGGAAAGGCCCCAACTGCAGCCAGCCCACCTGCCCGTCCGACTGTAACGACCAAGGCAAGTGCGTGGATGGGGTTTGCGTGTGCTTTGAGGGGTACACGGGCACAGACTGCAGCCAAGAGCTCTGCTCCCCGGCGTGCAGCGTGCACGGGCGGTGCGTGAATGGGCACTGTGTGTGCCACGAGGGCTTCACCGGCGAGGACTGCAGCGAGCCCCTGTGCCCCAACAACTGCCACAACCGTGGGCGCTGCGTGGACAATGAGTGCGTGTGCGACGAGGGCTACACCGGTGAGGACTGCGGCGAGCTCATCTGCCCCAATGACTGCTTCGACCGTGGGCGCTGTGTCAACGGGACCTGCTTCTGCGAGGAGGGCTACACCGGGGAGGACTGCGGGGAGCTCACCTGCCCCAACAACTGCAACGGCAACGGGCGCTGCGAGAACGGGCTGTGCATCTGCGATGAGGGCTTTGTGGGGGACGACTGCAGTGAGAAGAGGTGTCCCAGCGACTGCCACAACCGCGGGCGCTGCGTGGCCGGGCGCTGCATCTGCCACGAGGGCTACCTGGGCGAGGACTGCGGGGAGCTGCGCTGCCCCAACGACTGCAACAACCGCGGGCGTTGCGTGGGCGGGCAGTGCGTGTGTGACGAGGGGTTCATTGGGGAGGACTGCGGGGAGCTGCGCTGCCCCAACGACTGCAACAACCGCGGGCGCTGCGTCAacgggcagtgtgtgtgtgacgaGGGGTTCACTGGGGAAAGCTGCGGGGATCTGCGCTGCCCCAACGATTGCCACGGCCGCGGGCTCTGTGTCAATGGGCAGTGCGTGTGTGACGAGGGGTACACAGGGGAGGACTGCGGGGAGCTGCGCTGCCCCAACGACTGCCACAACCGCGGGCGCTGTGTGGAGGGACGCTGCGAGTGTGACAACGGCTTCACGGGGGAGGACTGCGGTGAGCTGTCCTGCCCCAACGACTGTCACCAACACGGGCGCTGCATCGACGGGCGCTGCGTGTGCCACGAGGGCTTCACGGGGGAGGACTGCCGCGACCGGACCTGTCCCAACGATTGCAACAACGTTGGCCGCTGCATTGACGGACGGTGTGTCTGCGAGGAGGGTTACATGGGGGATGACTGCTCCGATGGTAGGTTGCAATGTTGCTTTTGAACTGCTTCCCTGGGTGATTCCTTATGTCCCTCCAGGAGCCTCAGGGGCCCTGTGAACCTATTCCATGTAGCTGGGCTTTGTTGCCACTCTTCTTTTTCACAGACCAAATGGCTGAATCAGAGCAATAACACCACCAGTTAGAAGTTCTTGACGTCCCTGACTTTCCAGAGCTGTGTAAGTGTGGTGATTGCTGGTGACTTTTACTGGTCAGCAAGCTAATGGGCTGATACTGGTGATGCAGTCTGTTTGTCATATCCCAGTTTGCTCCCACCACACTGTCACTGGACCTGTAGCCAGCACTGGCTGGGATTTGTCACCATGACCTTTGAGTTTCTTACGGTACCTCTTGATGCTAAAAGAAAAGTGTATCTGAAAGAAACTTTTAGCtatggagaagagaaagatgtATCCAGAGTCTTATTACTAGGTATTCAGCAGGATTAGTCAAGAGAAAATAGACTGAATTTTGACTAAAGACAATAAGGTTTTGCAGGAATGAGATAATGTAGATGATGAACGTCAGCGAATACAGAGCATGGGTATCAAAAGTTTCTTACAGCCGGGCTGTGGTTCCCAGTGTCGTGCCAAATGGGTAAGAAACGCATTTGCATTGACAATCCCTATTGTAGgagctgaaaatgaaacagcTCTGAAGAATAAACACTGACAGAACCCAAAGGCTCAGCGACTTTGCTTTGGAGGCAGACCTTTGAGCGGGAGCGCTGGGGGAGGCAGAGGCTGTAGTGGAAGAAGGGCACACACAGAAGATAACATTGTCTTATCCAAGTGATCTGTATGAGAAAACTCTCACGATGGAATAGCCAGATGTTGCAAATATTGCAGTACAAGCTTTCAAGGTTATTATAGGGGCTGGATGTCTCTCAATTGGCCAAAGAGATTTTTCTAACTAAAGTAAAACTTGATATATCAACATAGATAGGAGTAGAAACTTAGCTATAAAGTCACATACTTAGAGTTTCTCAGTGCCACTGACTCTATGGAAACTGACAGAAAATTTTAGCAGCTAGATAATGACAGGCATTGCACTATGAGGGAGCTGGTTTTCTGTAGTAGGTCCTAGGGGAGAAATTTTGGAACTAAGATCTTTGTAGAATAATCAGAGTACTTTGGAGTCGGGAATTTATAGAAGACAACGAATACCCTTGAAAAGAAATTCCCATTTTTCATATCCTCCTTCTGGAAGACTTCCAAGCCACATTTTGTGTTTTCGTGTGTGCAAATATGGAATAATCTATTGAaagtatttacaaaaataataatgttttactttattttggaaaatctGTGCAGTTCTGTGTATCCCCTGTACTTCCAGCTATAAAATCATGCGTTGCTGGCAGTTGAATTAAACATCTGAATCCCGAAGCACCCAGCTAGAATGGTCTTGTGCAGCAGCCATAAGAGGAGGACCTGGAACACAATCAGCCATAGGTTGTGCACAAGTGTATGAGTAGAAATTGGCCCAGGACTTTTGGAAATGTCTGTAGTCTTCATCAGCTGAACATTCCTTTCATCGAGCAGCTAATTTGTGTGTCACGGCTTCCCCATTCCCTGCTTATTAGATGACTCGCATAAACTGGTCCTGGGAAAATGTGAAACTGGGTAAGTCATTATTTTCTGAGCCTAGAAAACTTCttttaagtttgttttgtttttatcccCCTTCCTAGTGTCTCCTCCAACTGAACTGACTGTGACAGACGTAACAGATAAAACAGTAAATCTGGAATGGAAGCATGAGAATCTTGTCAACGAGTACCTCATCACTTATGTCCCTACCAGCAGTGGTGGTCTAGATATGCAGTTCACTGTGCCTGGGAACCAGACCGTTGCCACTATCCATGAGCTGGAGCCGGGTGTAGAATACTTCATCCGTGTCTTTGCAATCCTGAAAAACAAGAAGAGTATTCCAGTCAGTGCCAGGGTAGCAACATGTGAGTTTAACATTCCCTGTATTCATTCTTTTGTCTATTCCATAGCATGTATCTATTTgcgttccttttttttttagggtattatttcttttgtattttctattttcaattCATCTTCTGTTCTGGACGAAGATGGTCTTCTGCACTTTCATTTTCTATTCTTTTCCATTAGCAATGACTGTGTTAAAAGAACAGTTCACTAACTCTTCCACTCTCTGCAGTGCCTCCCATTAATATGTTGGGGTCTTTGTAAATTAAGACCCTTGGCTTCTTcaagatacatttttaaaacctggtactgctttctgaaaaaatataaatatgtagCAGCATGTAAAAGGGCAGTATGAAATCATTTGGATTCAGACTGTTTCAGCTAAAATGGAAGTTATATTTGTTTTGCATCTTCAGTGTGTTTTACCACAACTTACTTTCTGTCTGCCTGtccatttgtttttcatctttcttttttgtactgTGCACACCACAGTCATGCCTGAATATCCCAGCTTCAAAAGATACTCTTTGACTTCTGTCACTGTTCTCATTTTAAGACACCTGGGGCAGGATTCATCTCACTTCACTTCAAATGTCCACACTGGGCTTCTTtcaagagggcaaaaaaagaggTTTCGAGGGCAAAATTCATTTTACTCTAAGGTGACAACTGAAACAGGTCAGAGGAATGTCTGTGCAAAGACAGAATAACTGGCTGTGAAGTGGGTTTAAACATTTCAGGTGCAGATACCTACATGGTAGATATTTGTAGTGGTGGAAAGCTGTTCCACTCCAGTGCCCTATTTATGTGAATTTGTTGCTTCTGTAATGatatcccttttttttttccctgccacaGATCTGCCTGCTCCAGAAGGTCTGAAATTCAAATCTGTTAAAGAAACATCCGTCCAGGTGGAGTGGGATCCTCTGAACTTTTCATTTGATGGCTGGGAGCTGATCTTCCGCAATATGGTAAGGAAGTGGCGCTTCTTGTAGAGAGGCCACCTATAAGTGAAAGATGCTGGATTTTTTCGTATTTATACTAACTAATTGTTCTGTGTGTTACAGAAAAAGGATGATAATGGAGATATAACCAGCAGCTTGAAAAGGCCAGAGACATCTTATATGCAGCCGGGTTTGGCACCAGGGCAACAGTATAATGTATCCCTTCATATTGTGAAAAACAATACCAGAGGACCAGGACTATCCAAAGTGATAACCACAAGTAAGCACAGCCTGTATCTGGTATAGTGCCACCAATAAAAGAATTGCTGTTTGGTGTAGCCAAAggtgtttttaaacaaagagaAAGCCAAGCTTTATGCTGTGAATTAGCAAGCAGTATGcacttctcttctttttcaaaatgtacGTCAACAGAAACTAGAATTTCTTTCATCCTGGTGATATTTGCATGAAGAAATCACTTAAAGGAGAGTTTCTGTTGTACAGATGGAGAACCTTTTAGGGTTCCTGCTTGTCTTTGTCAGCTTCTAATGTTAATGAATTTTGATGCATTTGCTCTGATGAATCGACTCCATTTGGCACTTCTACAACTACagaaagtgaaggaagaaagtaaatgAAGATAAGTTTTAGTTGGTAGAAACCATTAATTTTTATTGTGCTCTGAATCAGCAATTAAATGCAcaagaatgtatttttctggcatgatttctgtaaaaaaaaaccaaacaaacacatctTCTCTCTTTGTAACAGAGCTTGATGCTCCTAGCCAGATCGAGGCAAAAGATGTCACAGACACCACGGCTCTTATCACATGGTCCAAACCCTTGGCTGACATCGAAGGCATAGAGCTCACTTACGGCCCCAAGGATGTTCCAGGGGACAGGACAACCATCGACCTCTCTGAAGATGAAAACCAATATTCTATTGGAAACCTGAGGCCGCACACAGAGTATGAAGTGACACTCATCTCTCGTCGAGGGGACATGGAGAGCGACCCCATGAAAGAAGTCTTTGTCACAGGTAAGAGGCTTTGGATACAAATCCAGACTTCTGGGAAGGTGGTGCAGCTGCCATCAGTCGTCTTCTGCTGTTTGCATCATGTTGCTTGAGTTCATAGTTACTTTATCAACACAGAATTGTCATTGGATTATAGAGATACATGAAAGTGGAGAATGTTTGCTGTGCCTCTTACACCTTACTGACTCAACAAAATATTTAGACCCTCTGATTATCTAAATGTATTTTGAACATGGGAATTATGTTATTGAGTTACTTAGAAGCTTTTGCTCATCATACCTTAAGTCTctacttcaggaaaaaagttCCTCTGGATTACTTGCCTGTCTGCCGAGCTAAATCTCTTCCGTGGTTCCTATTCCACCTAAAaccttctttctgtttgtctaaAGGTGGAACAGTTTAGCAAagaactttgtttttttcctttttcagttctGCAAATGCTTTCCATTGTGCTTTTGTAAATATACTTTGCTTCTTAGTGATCCTGGGAATGTTTTATGAAAGTGTGGGTCCTTTAGCATGTTCTCAAGATTTGATGCATTGAGAGAGCTGAGTAAATGGTACATAGAGAATTAGCTCTATTTTCATCCCAAAATGTAGTTGTTCATTCAGAGCAGGATTTAACTCTATGGATCATTTCACCTTCTAAAAAGTACTGTCATAGAAGACTGCTGTCACAAGAGAATTATTcctattcatttatttttttatttgattggTTACAGACCTGGATGCTCCAAGAAACCTGAAGCGGGTGTCACAGACAGACAATAGCATTACTTTGGAGTGGAAGAACAGCCATGCAAATATTGATAACTATCGAATTAAGTTTGCTCCCATCTCTGGTGGAGACCATGCTGA
This region of Columba livia isolate bColLiv1 breed racing homer chromosome 19, bColLiv1.pat.W.v2, whole genome shotgun sequence genomic DNA includes:
- the TNC gene encoding tenascin isoform X7, encoding MGLPSQVLACAIFSLLYQHASGGLIKRIIRQKRETGLNVTLPEDNQPVVFNHVYNIKLPAGSLCSVDLDSASGDADLKAEIEPVKNHEEHTVNEGNQIVFTHRINIPRRACGCAAAPDIKDLLSRLEELEGLVSSLREQCASGAGCCPNAQAAEGRLDTKPYCSGHGNYSIEICGCICEPGWKGPNCSQPTCPSDCNDQGKCVDGVCVCFEGYTGTDCSQELCSPACSVHGRCVNGHCVCHEGFTGEDCSEPLCPNNCHNRGRCVDNECVCDEGYTGEDCGELICPNDCFDRGRCVNGTCFCEEGYTGEDCGELTCPNNCNGNGRCENGLCICDEGFVGDDCSEKRCPSDCHNRGRCVAGRCICHEGYLGEDCGELRCPNDCNNRGRCVGGQCVCDEGFIGEDCGELRCPNDCNNRGRCVNGQCVCDEGFTGESCGDLRCPNDCHGRGLCVNGQCVCDEGYTGEDCGELRCPNDCHNRGRCVEGRCECDNGFTGEDCGELSCPNDCHQHGRCIDGRCVCHEGFTGEDCRDRTCPNDCNNVGRCIDGRCVCEEGYMGDDCSDVSPPTELTVTDVTDKTVNLEWKHENLVNEYLITYVPTSSGGLDMQFTVPGNQTVATIHELEPGVEYFIRVFAILKNKKSIPVSARVATYLPAPEGLKFKSVKETSVQVEWDPLNFSFDGWELIFRNMKKDDNGDITSSLKRPETSYMQPGLAPGQQYNVSLHIVKNNTRGPGLSKVITTKLDAPSQIEAKDVTDTTALITWSKPLADIEGIELTYGPKDVPGDRTTIDLSEDENQYSIGNLRPHTEYEVTLISRRGDMESDPMKEVFVTDLDAPRNLKRVSQTDNSITLEWKNSHANIDNYRIKFAPISGGDHAEITVPKGNQATTRATLTGLRPGTEYGIGVTAVRQDRESAPATINAGTDLDNPKDLEVSDPTETTLSLRWRRPVAKFDRYRLTYVSPSGRKNEAEIPVDSTSFILRGLEPGTEYTISLVAEKGRHKSKPTTVKGSTEAEPEVDNLLVSDATPDGFRLSWTADDGVFDSFVLKIRDTKRKSDPLELIVPGHERTQDITGLKEGTEYEVELYGVSSGRRSQPVSAVATTVVGSPKGISFSDITENSATVSWTPPRTRVESYRISYVPVAGGTPNTVTVDGSKTKTKLVKLVPGVDYNVSIISVKGFEESEPISGTLKTALDSPSGLVVVNITDSEALATWQPAIAAVDNYVVSYASEDEPEVTQMVSGNTVEYDLKGLRPATEYTLSVHALKDTQKSETLSTQFTTGLDAPRDLSASEVQSEAAVITWRPPRAPVTGYLLIYESIDGRVKEVILDPETTAYSLAELSPSTQYTVKLQALSGSLRSKVIQTVFTTTGLLYPYPKDCSQALLNGETTSGLYTIYVNGDKTQPLQVFCDMNEDGGGWIVFLRRQNGREDFYRNWKAYVAGFGDPKDEFWIGLENLHKITSQGQYELRVDLQDRGETAYAVYDRFSVGDAKSRYRLRVDGYSGTAGDSMMYHNGRSFSTYDKDNDSAITNCALSYKGAFWYKNCHRVNLMGRYGDNSHSQGVNWFHWKGHEYSIQFAEMKLRPSSFRNLEGRRKRA
- the TNC gene encoding tenascin isoform X8, with translation MGLPSQVLACAIFSLLYQHASGGLIKRIIRQKRETGLNVTLPEDNQPVVFNHVYNIKLPAGSLCSVDLDSASGDADLKAEIEPVKNHEEHTVNEGNQIVFTHRINIPRRACGCAAAPDIKDLLSRLEELEGLVSSLREQCASGAGCCPNAQAAEGRLDTKPYCSGHGNYSIEICGCICEPGWKGPNCSQPTCPSDCNDQGKCVDGVCVCFEGYTGTDCSQELCSPACSVHGRCVNGHCVCHEGFTGEDCSEPLCPNNCHNRGRCVDNECVCDEGYTGEDCGELICPNDCFDRGRCVNGTCFCEEGYTGEDCGELTCPNNCNGNGRCENGLCICDEGFVGDDCSEKRCPSDCHNRGRCVAGRCICHEGYLGEDCGELRCPNDCNNRGRCVGGQCVCDEGFIGEDCGELRCPNDCNNRGRCVNGQCVCDEGFTGESCGDLRCPNDCHGRGLCVNGQCVCDEGYTGEDCGELRCPNDCHNRGRCVEGRCECDNGFTGEDCGELSCPNDCHQHGRCIDGRCVCHEGFTGEDCRDRTCPNDCNNVGRCIDGRCVCEEGYMGDDCSDVSPPTELTVTDVTDKTVNLEWKHENLVNEYLITYVPTSSGGLDMQFTVPGNQTVATIHELEPGVEYFIRVFAILKNKKSIPVSARVATYLPAPEGLKFKSVKETSVQVEWDPLNFSFDGWELIFRNMKKDDNGDITSSLKRPETSYMQPGLAPGQQYNVSLHIVKNNTRGPGLSKVITTKLDAPSQIEAKDVTDTTALITWSKPLADIEGIELTYGPKDVPGDRTTIDLSEDENQYSIGNLRPHTEYEVTLISRRGDMESDPMKEVFVTDLDAPRNLKRVSQTDNSITLEWKNSHANIDNYRIKFAPISGGDHAEITVPKGNQATTRATLTGLRPGTEYGIGVTAVRQDRESAPATINAGTDLDNPKDLEVSDPTETTLSLRWRRPVAKFDRYRLTYVSPSGRKNEAEIPVDSTSFILRGLEPGTEYTISLVAEKGRHKSKPTTVKGSTVVGSPKGISFSDITENSATVSWTPPRTRVESYRISYVPVAGGTPNTVTVDGSKTKTKLVKLVPGVDYNVSIISVKGFEESEPISGTLKTALDSPSGLVVVNITDSEALATWQPAIAAVDNYVVSYASEDEPEVTQMVSGNTVEYDLKGLRPATEYTLSVHALKDTQKSETLSTQFTTGLDAPRDLSASEVQSEAAVITWRPPRAPVTGYLLIYESIDGRVKEVILDPETTAYSLAELSPSTQYTVKLQALSGSLRSKVIQTVFTTTGLLYPYPKDCSQALLNGETTSGLYTIYVNGDKTQPLQVFCDMNEDGGGWIVFLRRQNGREDFYRNWKAYVAGFGDPKDEFWIGLENLHKITSQGQYELRVDLQDRGETAYAVYDRFSVGDAKSRYRLRVDGYSGTAGDSMMYHNGRSFSTYDKDNDSAITNCALSYKGAFWYKNCHRVNLMGRYGDNSHSQGVNWFHWKGHEYSIQFAEMKLRPSSFRNLEGRRKRA